One Hordeum vulgare subsp. vulgare chromosome 4H, MorexV3_pseudomolecules_assembly, whole genome shotgun sequence DNA window includes the following coding sequences:
- the LOC123446894 gene encoding protein SOB FIVE-LIKE 5 isoform X1, with amino-acid sequence MTGEDAVMAAAASSECSSGCQSGWTTYLEDDSSSYSRGHARLHLHAKGRSSCHSEEAEEEDDLSMISDASSGPRQLQYSPGSDQGAAALAKAQRAERRRRTAEPAAARRQGKTASAAASTLLEDTASSPAFFNYSNQVMGSPEANVYGGAAGSAMEFSNTPDFSSTFFSTTGFESPLSGSPLGSYLQVQYSPAPTKPMPTRQGCRDGGDKIGRW; translated from the exons ATGACGGGGGAGGACGCGGTCATGGCCGCTGCGGCGAGCTCCGAGTGCAGCAGCGGCTGCCAGTCCGGCTGGACCACCTACCTGGAGGACGACAGCTCCTCCTACTCCCGCGGCCACGCGCGGCTCCACCTCCACGCCAAGGGCCGCTCGTCCTGCCACtccgaggaggcggaggaggaggacgacctgTCCATGATCTCCGACGCCTCCTCCGGCCCGCGCCAGCTTCAGTACTCGCCCGGCTCCGACCAAGGCGCGGCCGCGCTGGCCAAGGCGCAGCGCGCCGAGAGGAGGCGTCGGACGGCGGAGCCTGCGGCGGCGAGGCGGCAGGGCAAGacagcctccgccgccgcctcgacTCTGCTCGAGGACACGGCCAGCTCGCCAGCCTTCTTCAACTACTCCAAC CAGGTGATGGGCTCCCCGGAGGCCAATGTCTACGGCGGCGCGGCCGGGTCGGCGATGGAGTTCAGCAATACACCCGACTTCTCATCCACCTTCTTCTCCACGACGGGCTTCGAG TCTCCCTTGAGCGGATCTCCTCTGGGCAGCTACCTGCAAGTGCAGTACTCCCCTGCCCCTACCAAACCAATGCCCACAAGACAG GGGTGCAGAGACGGAGGTGACAAGATCGGGAGGTGGTGA
- the LOC123446894 gene encoding protein SOB FIVE-LIKE 5 isoform X2 encodes MTGEDAVMAAAASSECSSGCQSGWTTYLEDDSSSYSRGHARLHLHAKGRSSCHSEEAEEEDDLSMISDASSGPRQLQYSPGSDQGAAALAKAQRAERRRRTAEPAAARRQGKTASAAASTLLEDTASSPAFFNYSNVMGSPEANVYGGAAGSAMEFSNTPDFSSTFFSTTGFESPLSGSPLGSYLQVQYSPAPTKPMPTRQGCRDGGDKIGRW; translated from the exons ATGACGGGGGAGGACGCGGTCATGGCCGCTGCGGCGAGCTCCGAGTGCAGCAGCGGCTGCCAGTCCGGCTGGACCACCTACCTGGAGGACGACAGCTCCTCCTACTCCCGCGGCCACGCGCGGCTCCACCTCCACGCCAAGGGCCGCTCGTCCTGCCACtccgaggaggcggaggaggaggacgacctgTCCATGATCTCCGACGCCTCCTCCGGCCCGCGCCAGCTTCAGTACTCGCCCGGCTCCGACCAAGGCGCGGCCGCGCTGGCCAAGGCGCAGCGCGCCGAGAGGAGGCGTCGGACGGCGGAGCCTGCGGCGGCGAGGCGGCAGGGCAAGacagcctccgccgccgcctcgacTCTGCTCGAGGACACGGCCAGCTCGCCAGCCTTCTTCAACTACTCCAAC GTGATGGGCTCCCCGGAGGCCAATGTCTACGGCGGCGCGGCCGGGTCGGCGATGGAGTTCAGCAATACACCCGACTTCTCATCCACCTTCTTCTCCACGACGGGCTTCGAG TCTCCCTTGAGCGGATCTCCTCTGGGCAGCTACCTGCAAGTGCAGTACTCCCCTGCCCCTACCAAACCAATGCCCACAAGACAG GGGTGCAGAGACGGAGGTGACAAGATCGGGAGGTGGTGA